A window of Costertonia aggregata contains these coding sequences:
- a CDS encoding gluzincin family metallopeptidase codes for MLACALLFCTGKAVAQHINRLTANLDGETKELNINQKFTYVNSSADTLNTLYFNDWAHAYSDKNTGLAKRFAEEFKKSLHLAKDDERGYTKIKTAVDNYYQRLDWDRTNVKDIIRIILNRPLEPKDSMTFYINYTVKLPPNKYTAYGYSSKNGYFLKDWYLTPAVYNGKWQLYSNKNLEDLYTGITNTTINFIYPKDLYLTSNFVQGATSKFPQGQSTILKGENRKSCEIVLQSDQNLSKHITKHVVVLTDIETTKYDDISQNISIERTMAYIHENLGEYPHKELLVSTFDYNKDPLYGINQLPSFIRPYEPQFQFELKFLKTALRKFLEETLFTNPRKEKWVNDAILNYLMIKYVDQHYPGQKLLGKLSKIWGVRSFHLAQMDFNEQYPFLYMFSARKNLDQSLITPNDSLLYFNQKVANRYKAGLGLAYLAAYIGEENVGNSIKQFYQKNKLKEVEASEFISTLNASTQKNIGWFFNEYVSSDNQIDFKIKKVKKKEDSITVTIKNKTGTNIPISMFGVKKDSVVSKYWFSNIKDIDTFTIPKNGEDRLVLNYDQKIPEFNQRDNWKTLNGFFSSNKKLKFQFLKDSENPYRNQIFYMPVAGFNIYDGLTPGLRLTNKTLLQRPFLFDFAPSYAMKEKSFVGYGSFRYQKYHAKTGFYVSNYSIGGSTFHFQTNSRYSTITPAVSFGWRPDDLLSNKREFLSFRYVNVLRDIDENLDLETDPDYSVLNARYINSNIGIIDYSSWFIDAQHSSNFSKVSFNYEFRKLFENNRQLNLRFFAGKFLRNKTDSDFFSFALDRPTDYLFDYGYLGRSEDTGIYSQQIIIAEGGFKSKLRNPFADDWMATANASFNVWRWIELYGDIGFMKNKGEKKRFVYDSGVRLNLVTDYFELYFPLHSNNGWEISQPNYDEKIRFIVTLSPKVLTGLFTRKWF; via the coding sequence ATGTTGGCCTGTGCCCTGTTATTCTGTACAGGAAAAGCTGTTGCACAACATATTAACAGGTTAACGGCGAATTTGGACGGGGAAACCAAGGAACTGAACATAAACCAAAAATTCACGTACGTAAACAGTTCTGCGGATACATTGAATACATTGTACTTTAATGACTGGGCCCATGCCTATTCCGATAAAAACACCGGGCTTGCCAAACGTTTTGCAGAAGAATTCAAAAAAAGCCTTCATTTGGCCAAAGACGATGAAAGGGGCTACACCAAAATAAAAACGGCCGTAGATAATTATTACCAAAGATTGGATTGGGACCGCACCAACGTAAAAGATATCATACGAATAATTTTGAACAGACCCTTGGAACCAAAAGATTCCATGACCTTTTACATTAATTATACTGTAAAGTTGCCCCCAAATAAATACACCGCCTACGGGTACAGTTCAAAAAACGGGTATTTTTTAAAGGATTGGTATTTGACCCCGGCCGTATATAACGGTAAGTGGCAGCTATATTCCAACAAAAATCTAGAAGATCTCTACACCGGCATTACGAACACGACCATAAACTTTATTTATCCTAAGGACCTCTATTTGACCTCAAACTTTGTGCAGGGCGCCACTTCAAAATTTCCGCAGGGACAATCAACCATATTGAAAGGGGAAAATAGAAAAAGTTGTGAAATCGTTTTACAATCCGATCAAAACCTATCAAAACATATTACCAAACACGTTGTAGTTTTGACCGATATTGAAACCACAAAATATGATGACATCTCCCAGAATATTTCCATAGAGAGGACTATGGCCTACATTCACGAGAATTTAGGGGAATATCCGCATAAAGAACTATTGGTAAGTACATTTGATTATAATAAAGACCCTTTATATGGTATCAACCAATTGCCCTCTTTTATTCGCCCTTATGAGCCTCAATTTCAATTTGAGCTTAAATTTCTAAAGACCGCTTTGCGAAAGTTTTTGGAAGAAACGCTATTTACAAACCCTAGAAAAGAAAAATGGGTAAACGATGCCATCCTCAACTATCTGATGATAAAGTATGTTGATCAACACTATCCAGGTCAAAAATTATTGGGTAAACTCTCCAAAATTTGGGGGGTACGAAGTTTTCATTTGGCACAAATGGACTTTAACGAACAGTACCCGTTTTTATATATGTTTTCCGCAAGAAAAAATCTAGACCAATCACTCATTACCCCAAATGATTCGTTGCTGTACTTTAATCAAAAAGTAGCGAACAGATATAAGGCGGGGTTAGGTTTGGCGTACTTGGCGGCATATATAGGTGAGGAAAACGTTGGCAACAGCATTAAACAGTTTTATCAAAAAAACAAACTGAAAGAAGTTGAGGCCAGTGAATTCATATCTACTTTAAATGCATCTACCCAAAAAAATATCGGTTGGTTCTTCAACGAGTATGTTTCATCCGACAATCAAATCGATTTCAAAATAAAAAAAGTAAAGAAAAAGGAAGATTCAATAACGGTAACCATAAAAAACAAAACGGGTACCAACATACCCATATCTATGTTTGGCGTAAAAAAGGACTCCGTCGTTTCCAAATACTGGTTTTCCAATATAAAAGATATTGACACCTTTACCATACCAAAAAATGGGGAGGACCGTTTGGTGCTTAACTATGACCAAAAGATTCCAGAATTTAACCAAAGGGACAATTGGAAAACGTTGAACGGTTTTTTTTCAAGTAACAAAAAACTAAAATTTCAATTTTTAAAGGATAGTGAAAACCCCTATCGCAATCAGATTTTTTATATGCCCGTCGCAGGTTTCAATATTTATGACGGTCTTACACCGGGACTTCGGCTTACCAACAAAACATTGTTACAAAGACCATTTCTTTTTGACTTTGCCCCTTCCTATGCCATGAAGGAAAAATCATTTGTGGGTTACGGTAGCTTTCGCTATCAAAAATACCATGCCAAAACCGGGTTTTACGTTTCAAACTACTCCATTGGTGGCTCCACATTTCATTTTCAGACCAATTCAAGGTACAGCACCATAACACCTGCGGTAAGTTTTGGGTGGCGTCCCGATGATTTGCTTTCGAATAAAAGGGAATTCCTGAGTTTTCGGTACGTGAACGTGTTGAGAGACATTGATGAAAACCTGGATTTGGAAACAGACCCCGATTACAGTGTGCTCAACGCAAGGTATATCAACTCCAACATCGGTATTATAGATTATAGTTCGTGGTTTATCGATGCCCAACATTCGAGCAATTTTAGCAAGGTCTCCTTTAATTATGAGTTCAGAAAACTATTTGAAAATAACAGACAGTTGAACTTAAGGTTTTTTGCCGGGAAGTTTTTGCGTAACAAAACCGATTCGGATTTCTTTAGTTTTGCCCTGGACAGGCCTACCGACTATTTGTTCGACTACGGTTATTTGGGAAGGTCGGAAGATACGGGCATTTATAGTCAGCAGATCATCATTGCCGAAGGTGGTTTTAAGTCAAAATTGAGAAACCCTTTTGCGGATGATTGGATGGCGACGGCCAATGCAAGTTTTAATGTTTGGCGTTGGATAGAGCTCTATGGCGATATAGGCTTTATGAAAAACAAAGGCGAAAAAAAACGTTTCGTATATGATTCCGGCGTGCGATTGAACTTGGTCACGGATTATTTTGAACTATACTTTCCATTACACTCCAACAACGGTTGGGAAATCTCACAGCCCAATTATGACGAAAAAATACGTTTTATCGTTACTTTGAGCCCCAAAGTACTTACTGGTCTTTTTACAAGAAAATGGTTTTGA
- the uvrA gene encoding excinuclease ABC subunit UvrA, protein MINYEENIEVKGARVHNLKNIDVTIPREKLVVITGLSGSGKSSLAFDTIYAEGQRRYIETFSAYARQFLGGLERPDVDKIDGLSPVIAIEQKTTSKSPRSTVGTITEIYDFLRLLFARAGDAYSYNTGEKMVSYSDEQIKDLIKTDYEGKKINVLAPIIKSRKGHYRELFEQIAKQGFVKVRVDGEVRDIVKGMKVDRYKTHDIEIVIDRLKVVDNVDMDKRLAETINTAMYSGNNVLMVLEENSTEARYFSRDLMCPTTGISYPVPEPNTFSFNSPKGMCPSCNGLGHVYEVNENKIFPDKKLSIKSGGIAPLGEYKKSWAFKQIETIAQRYGFELTDPITKIPAAAMEVLLNGGHETFEVDSKTLGVKRNYKIDYEGISNFIKNQFEEADSTSIKRWAKEYMDKVSCPTCGGSRLRKESLNFKIDEKNIAELAHLDIAELADFFDGLENTLEGNQLKIAEEIVKEIKTRIRFLLDVGLDYLSLNRSSKSLSGGEAQRIRLATQIGSQLVGVLYILDEPSIGLHQRDNNRLIKSLESLRDIGNSVIVVEHDKDMIERADHVIDIGPKAGRHGGEIISEGHPTELKNVNTLTADYITGEREIPVPEKRRKGNGKKITLTGCTGNNLKNVSVEFPLGQMIGVTGVSGSGKSTLINETLYPIMNAHYFNGVKKPMPYKSIKGLEHIDKVIDINQSPIGRTPRSNPATYTGVFSEIRSLFTKTPEAAIRGYKPGRFSFNVKGGRCETCQGGGLRVIEMNFLPDVYVECETCNGKRFNRETLEIRYKGKSIADVLEMTINEAVGFFEPIPKIYRKLKTIQDVGLGYISLGQQSTTLSGGEAQRIKLATELSKRDTGNTFYILDEPTTGLHFEDIRVLMEVLNRLVDKGNTILVIEHNMDVIKMVDYIIDIGYEGGRGGGKVVAKGTPEEVAKDKKSYTAEFLIKELN, encoded by the coding sequence ATGATCAATTACGAGGAGAATATTGAGGTTAAGGGCGCTCGCGTTCACAACCTAAAAAATATAGATGTTACCATACCCCGCGAAAAGTTGGTGGTAATTACCGGACTTTCAGGAAGCGGCAAATCATCCTTGGCGTTTGACACGATTTACGCCGAGGGCCAACGTAGATACATCGAGACTTTTTCGGCCTATGCCCGCCAATTTTTGGGAGGATTGGAACGCCCAGATGTGGATAAAATAGATGGTCTGTCACCGGTCATCGCCATTGAGCAGAAAACCACCTCCAAATCACCACGTTCCACCGTAGGTACCATCACGGAAATTTATGATTTTCTACGGTTGTTGTTCGCCCGCGCCGGAGATGCCTATAGCTACAATACTGGCGAAAAAATGGTAAGCTACAGCGATGAACAGATCAAGGATCTTATCAAAACCGATTACGAAGGCAAAAAAATAAATGTGCTTGCGCCCATTATAAAATCCAGAAAGGGCCATTATCGTGAACTTTTTGAGCAAATTGCCAAACAGGGCTTTGTAAAAGTACGGGTTGACGGCGAAGTGCGGGATATCGTAAAAGGCATGAAAGTAGACCGGTACAAGACCCACGATATCGAGATTGTTATAGATCGTTTAAAAGTGGTCGACAATGTTGATATGGACAAACGCTTGGCCGAAACCATCAATACGGCCATGTACAGTGGAAATAATGTATTGATGGTGCTGGAAGAAAACAGTACTGAAGCCCGGTATTTCAGTAGGGATTTAATGTGCCCGACCACCGGGATTTCCTACCCGGTACCGGAACCCAATACGTTTTCCTTTAATTCCCCAAAGGGCATGTGCCCCAGTTGCAATGGGCTCGGACATGTATACGAAGTGAATGAGAACAAGATTTTTCCCGATAAAAAATTATCGATAAAAAGCGGTGGTATAGCACCATTGGGGGAATACAAAAAGTCGTGGGCGTTCAAACAAATTGAGACTATAGCCCAGCGCTATGGGTTTGAATTGACCGACCCGATAACCAAGATACCCGCTGCTGCCATGGAGGTTCTATTGAATGGCGGACACGAGACTTTTGAGGTCGATTCCAAAACCCTTGGCGTAAAACGCAACTATAAGATAGATTATGAAGGCATCTCCAACTTTATTAAAAATCAATTTGAAGAAGCCGATTCCACATCAATAAAAAGATGGGCAAAAGAATATATGGACAAAGTCTCCTGCCCTACCTGTGGCGGTTCTCGCTTACGCAAAGAATCGCTCAACTTTAAAATAGATGAAAAGAACATCGCCGAACTGGCGCATTTGGATATTGCAGAGCTGGCCGATTTTTTTGATGGACTGGAAAATACCTTGGAAGGAAACCAATTGAAGATTGCTGAAGAAATCGTAAAAGAAATCAAGACAAGAATCCGTTTTTTATTGGACGTAGGCTTGGATTATCTTTCCCTGAACCGTAGCTCCAAATCACTCTCTGGTGGCGAGGCGCAACGTATACGCTTGGCAACGCAGATTGGTTCACAATTGGTCGGCGTGCTCTATATTTTGGACGAGCCCAGTATAGGCCTACACCAAAGGGATAACAACAGGTTGATAAAATCATTGGAATCGCTTCGTGATATCGGTAATTCGGTCATTGTGGTAGAGCACGACAAAGATATGATAGAACGTGCGGACCATGTCATTGATATTGGTCCCAAGGCTGGGAGACATGGTGGCGAAATCATCTCCGAAGGCCATCCTACCGAATTAAAAAACGTCAATACATTGACCGCCGATTATATAACGGGAGAACGTGAAATACCAGTTCCTGAAAAACGCAGAAAAGGCAATGGCAAAAAAATAACGCTCACGGGGTGTACGGGTAACAACTTAAAGAACGTATCGGTAGAATTTCCATTGGGGCAAATGATAGGTGTTACCGGAGTATCGGGCAGTGGTAAGTCAACCTTGATCAACGAGACCCTCTACCCTATCATGAACGCCCACTATTTTAATGGTGTAAAAAAACCGATGCCCTACAAGAGTATAAAAGGGCTGGAACACATTGATAAAGTAATCGATATCAACCAATCGCCCATCGGGCGAACACCACGCTCCAATCCGGCGACATATACTGGGGTTTTTAGTGAAATCAGGTCTTTGTTTACCAAAACGCCCGAGGCGGCGATCCGTGGCTATAAACCAGGGCGATTTAGTTTTAACGTCAAGGGAGGTAGATGCGAAACGTGCCAAGGTGGTGGGCTGCGCGTTATTGAAATGAACTTTTTGCCCGACGTTTATGTTGAGTGTGAAACCTGTAACGGTAAGCGCTTCAATAGGGAGACCTTAGAGATAAGATATAAGGGGAAGTCGATAGCCGACGTTCTGGAAATGACCATAAACGAAGCTGTGGGGTTTTTTGAACCCATACCCAAAATATACCGGAAGTTAAAAACCATTCAAGATGTAGGCCTGGGATACATTTCTTTAGGGCAGCAATCCACTACATTGTCGGGCGGTGAGGCACAACGTATAAAACTCGCAACAGAGCTATCAAAACGTGATACGGGAAACACGTTTTACATCTTGGACGAACCTACTACAGGACTTCATTTTGAAGATATTCGGGTCTTGATGGAAGTTTTGAACCGTTTGGTAGACAAAGGAAATACGATATTGGTCATAGAGCACAATATGGATGTCATCAAAATGGTGGATTATATCATCGACATTGGTTATGAAGGTGGTCGAGGCGGTGGCAAAGTGGTCGCAAAAGGCACGCCGGAAGAAGTAGCCAAAGATAAAAAAAGCTATACGGCAGAGTTTTTGATAAAAGAATTAAACTAG
- a CDS encoding L,D-transpeptidase family protein, whose translation MKTLLKSIPIGFCLICLGFQTFQITCSREKEFDAKEVQNERTFPESKTLEPSILLLLDSLQLKKEDISIHIDKSDYRLYAMADTVIVKTYPVVFGTNPVDDKLMQGDRSTPEGGFSVRAFYPHTTWSKFIWIDYPTTESWEKHNKAKAENKIPKDAKIGGEIGIHGVPKGHSNLIKQKQNWTWGCISLTNKDVNDLYTVVYRGMPITITK comes from the coding sequence ATGAAAACCCTTTTAAAAAGCATTCCCATAGGTTTTTGCCTTATCTGTTTGGGATTTCAGACTTTTCAAATCACCTGTAGCCGAGAAAAAGAATTTGATGCGAAAGAGGTCCAAAATGAACGCACTTTCCCAGAATCCAAAACTTTAGAGCCCTCAATATTGCTTTTATTGGATTCATTACAATTGAAAAAAGAAGATATATCCATTCACATAGACAAAAGCGATTATAGGCTTTATGCCATGGCAGATACCGTAATCGTCAAAACCTATCCGGTAGTCTTTGGCACCAACCCTGTAGACGATAAACTGATGCAGGGTGACCGCTCTACTCCTGAAGGCGGTTTTAGTGTCAGGGCCTTTTATCCACATACTACTTGGTCCAAATTTATTTGGATTGACTACCCCACAACAGAATCATGGGAAAAGCATAACAAGGCCAAGGCGGAGAACAAAATCCCGAAAGATGCAAAAATTGGCGGAGAAATCGGAATTCATGGTGTCCCCAAAGGACATTCAAACCTCATAAAACAGAAACAAAACTGGACATGGGGCTGTATTTCATTGACCAATAAAGATGTTAATGACCTATATACAGTTGTTTATAGGGGTATGCCCATCACCATCACCAAATGA
- a CDS encoding LOG family protein — protein MRKEQHHKGWNEIKTNDSWALFKIMGEFVNGFEKMSAIGPCVSIFGSARTKENDPYYQLAVNIAQSIAEAGYGVITGGGPGIMEAGNRGANLAGGTSVGLNIDLPFEQHDNPYIDGDKSLDFDYFFVRKVMFVKYSQGFVVMPGGFGTLDELFEAITLIQTNKIEKFPIILVGSSFWGGLIDWIKKTMLEAGNISAHDLDLIHIVDTKEEVVEVIDAFYKGHALSPNF, from the coding sequence ATGAGAAAAGAACAACATCACAAAGGATGGAATGAGATAAAAACGAACGACTCTTGGGCATTGTTCAAGATCATGGGCGAGTTTGTCAACGGTTTTGAAAAAATGAGTGCCATTGGCCCCTGCGTTTCTATTTTTGGTTCGGCCAGGACCAAAGAAAACGACCCCTACTATCAATTGGCCGTAAATATTGCCCAAAGCATCGCCGAAGCCGGTTATGGGGTTATTACCGGAGGTGGTCCCGGTATTATGGAGGCCGGCAACAGAGGGGCTAATTTAGCTGGGGGAACTTCGGTAGGGCTCAATATAGATTTACCTTTTGAGCAGCATGACAATCCTTATATAGATGGGGACAAAAGCCTAGACTTTGACTATTTTTTCGTTAGAAAGGTAATGTTCGTTAAATATTCGCAAGGGTTTGTGGTAATGCCCGGTGGTTTTGGGACTTTGGATGAACTTTTCGAAGCGATAACTTTGATACAGACCAATAAAATAGAAAAATTCCCCATTATTTTAGTGGGTTCCTCTTTTTGGGGAGGGCTTATCGATTGGATAAAGAAAACCATGCTCGAAGCCGGCAACATAAGTGCCCATGATTTGGATTTGATTCATATTGTAGACACCAAGGAAGAAGTCGTAGAGGTAATCGATGCTTTTTACAAAGGCCATGCCCTAAGCCCCAACTTTTAA
- a CDS encoding DUF2071 domain-containing protein has product MKIPKIKGTIDRRILINYQVDKEVLARYLPKPFTPKLVNGKGIAGICLIRSKDIRPKGLPKQIGISSENGAHRIAVEWVENGKTKEGVYIPRRDTSSKLNAMAGGTVFPGLHHKAAFTVKETNGEYEVAFVSEDKTTLSITAKETDVWNTQSVFENLSCVSDFFEKGSIGYSPYGDAFDGLQLKAYTWKVSLLEVSHVQSSFFEDERIFPKGSVRFDNALLMKDIEHEWIGLDKIKTC; this is encoded by the coding sequence ATGAAAATCCCTAAAATCAAAGGAACGATAGACCGTAGAATACTCATCAACTACCAAGTTGATAAAGAGGTATTGGCCCGCTACTTGCCCAAACCCTTTACGCCCAAATTAGTCAACGGTAAAGGTATTGCGGGTATCTGTCTCATACGCTCAAAAGATATCAGGCCCAAAGGTCTACCCAAACAAATCGGGATTTCTTCGGAAAATGGGGCACATCGTATAGCGGTTGAATGGGTAGAAAACGGGAAGACGAAAGAAGGGGTTTACATCCCACGAAGGGACACCTCATCCAAACTCAATGCCATGGCCGGGGGAACCGTTTTTCCGGGCCTACACCACAAAGCAGCGTTTACGGTAAAGGAGACCAATGGTGAATATGAAGTCGCATTCGTAAGCGAGGACAAAACCACATTGTCGATAACCGCCAAGGAAACCGATGTTTGGAATACCCAAAGTGTTTTTGAAAATCTGAGCTGTGTTTCAGACTTTTTCGAGAAAGGCAGTATAGGATATTCGCCGTACGGAGACGCATTTGACGGGTTGCAGCTTAAAGCCTACACTTGGAAAGTTTCCCTTTTGGAAGTTAGCCACGTACAATCCAGTTTTTTTGAGGATGAACGTATTTTTCCCAAAGGTTCGGTACGTTTTGATAATGCCCTTTTGATGAAAGATATAGAACATGAGTGGATTGGTCTGGATAAAATCAAAACTTGCTAA
- a CDS encoding Crp/Fnr family transcriptional regulator yields MAHILVEQMKQFTQLSESEILAIAESFPIKTYETNTYLLKQGQIAKDAYLVIKGCIRKYSIADGEEITSDFFTEGYSAADFNSLSHQKPSDYFFCCTEKTTVAVLNAEKEAALYKKFPRFEAICRIEFEKMMGEKADALEKFMRKSPEEKYLDILEQRPGLINRVPQYQLASYLGVQPETLSRIRKRIVQKQ; encoded by the coding sequence ATGGCCCATATCCTAGTTGAACAAATGAAACAGTTCACCCAATTATCCGAATCGGAAATTTTGGCCATTGCGGAAAGTTTTCCCATAAAAACCTATGAAACCAATACGTATTTGCTTAAACAAGGGCAGATAGCAAAAGATGCTTATCTTGTGATTAAAGGGTGTATCAGAAAATATTCGATAGCCGATGGCGAGGAAATCACTTCCGACTTTTTTACGGAAGGATATTCCGCTGCCGATTTCAATAGCCTTTCACATCAAAAACCTTCTGATTATTTCTTTTGTTGTACCGAAAAAACAACGGTGGCCGTATTGAATGCCGAAAAAGAGGCGGCATTGTACAAAAAATTCCCTCGTTTTGAGGCTATCTGCCGTATTGAATTCGAGAAAATGATGGGAGAAAAAGCCGATGCGCTAGAAAAGTTTATGCGCAAAAGTCCCGAAGAAAAGTATCTGGACATATTGGAGCAAAGGCCCGGTTTGATCAACAGGGTACCACAATATCAATTGGCAAGTTATTTGGGCGTACAACCGGAAACCCTTAGCCGTATTCGAAAAAGAATTGTACAAAAACAATAG
- a CDS encoding class I SAM-dependent methyltransferase — protein sequence MSKSERFWDKLSKDYDTKAKDKTFEQILRRTPKYLHSEAVVLDFGCATGLYAFAFADAVKTVYAFDTSTKMILKAKNMAEKNGNHTLIFSQTTLFDDRYKEGSFDIILGFNILLYFKDIENVLARMHRLLKPNGLIITSTACLKEKRTCIGILSGTIIHVLKKIGVLPYLNFLKMGELKTLIIKSGFTIIESEVLIEKPATEYFIVAKKEP from the coding sequence ATGAGCAAATCTGAAAGATTTTGGGACAAGCTTTCAAAGGATTACGATACAAAGGCAAAGGACAAGACGTTTGAGCAAATACTGCGCAGAACCCCTAAATACTTGCACTCCGAAGCCGTTGTGTTGGATTTTGGCTGCGCTACCGGATTATACGCCTTTGCTTTTGCCGATGCGGTCAAAACTGTTTACGCCTTTGATACATCTACCAAAATGATACTAAAGGCAAAAAACATGGCAGAAAAAAACGGGAACCATACCCTTATTTTTTCGCAAACGACCTTATTTGATGACCGATATAAAGAAGGCAGTTTTGATATTATTCTGGGTTTTAACATTCTGCTTTACTTTAAGGATATTGAAAACGTATTGGCCCGAATGCATAGGCTCTTAAAACCCAACGGTCTCATTATTACATCAACGGCCTGTTTAAAAGAAAAAAGGACATGTATCGGAATTTTATCAGGCACCATTATTCATGTGCTGAAAAAAATCGGGGTGTTGCCCTATTTGAATTTTTTGAAAATGGGGGAATTGAAAACGTTGATCATTAAAAGTGGGTTCACTATAATCGAATCAGAAGTATTGATAGAAAAACCCGCAACGGAATATTTTATCGTCGCAAAAAAAGAACCGTAA